From the genome of Salarias fasciatus chromosome 22, fSalaFa1.1, whole genome shotgun sequence:
CATTCTTATCATATCCACGTGGCAGTGGAGGTCAGGGTGATTGTTCTGGGGTCATGGCGTGCATGTAATGCACAAAGTGAGGAAGAGTTTTTTCAATAAGCTGACGTGAATTTTCAGAGCAACACCCCTGTCCTGGCTCCCCTCATCCAGTCcagcatcctcatcctcactgctgcttcttcaaACCTGAGAGCTGCAGTGATCCTAACAAATATCAGTACACGTCTCCGCTCTCTTTCACAAACTGAGGGACTCTACTGGACTTAACTTTGTCTATTGTGCAACACTGGAATACAAAGCTGCTTACTGTACTTGGGATACTTTATTTAAACCTAACCATACTtagaggccttttttttttacagtcaatCTGATCATAATGTGATATACTGTGTCTGTTTAAAGATGTGTTGACTTACTGAGTCAAGAGTAATAAACCTGTAAATGTAAAGATTTTTGGACGAAAGCCTTCAAATGGAACTTTAAAAATTGCAAGGAACAAATCATCTGGATATGGAGAaaatgatatatatttaaaaaaaaactagtcgAGTTTTAGCTTCAGTCAAGGGAAAAGTTCAGAAGATACacaatgtttattttctaatttaCTGAGACTTATGAAAACTAGAATTTAATGGCCAATTAACAGTAAAACAAACGTAACAATCCGAAGAAAATTCCTTAGTTATAGCTCCTTACCTTTGCACCAATCTGGTTTCCGCACTGGCCGGCCTGGATGTGCACAATTTCCCTCATGATGAGTGAAGTTTGTTGGACAGACACTGCAGAGACGCTGGCTGGCAGTCCGACTGAACCCGGGTGGCCTCAGAGGAGCGGATCACCGCTCAGACGCCACCGAAATGGGACGCGGCCATCCAAGCGTCAGTGATTCTGATTGGTTGGCTCCTTGGCAGCACcggcgctgattggctgagaagtAAGCCTCTGTTCTTATTAAGGGGTTTACTTCTCCAAAAAGCAAGGGCCGGAAAAAATGGAGGAAGCGCTTGGTTTTGTCACCAGTGCCCCGTTGGAACCTGAGATAGCGGAATATAGAAttggtagatagatagatagatagatagatagatagatagatagatagatagatagatagaagtCACAATGTTTACagaatttctttttgttttttgttttgtgatgaaTATTGCTTTAAGAATTTATTATGACTGCGGATcatattttgttgtatttatgtaAAATTATATTTTCTAATAATTCAAAAATGGACTGTGTGTTCCCAAACTGACAGAGCCGACAGAGTGTATGCATTTCCCCAGTCAGCCACCAGGCGGCGAAGACACAATGTGTGCAGTCCCCCAGGAGACCACCAGGCGGCGGAGACCGACAGTCTGCAGTCCCCAATCGGCCGCTAGGCGGCGTTGATAGTGTGGGTGGACATGTGGGCGTGCAGTTCTCCACTCAGCCACCAGGTGGCGGAATTAAACACTCTGTCATTCCCCAGTGGACTGCAAAGTGACGCTGACAGTGGATGTAGTTCCACAGTCAGCCATTTAGCGGCGTTGACACGTTCGTGGAATGCGTGTTGATGCAGTTCCTCAGTCAGCCACCAGACAGCGCATATACAGTCTGCACTGCAGTTCCTCGTCGGCCGCGAGGTGACGTTGACATTAAAAGTGTGCGCttcccccgccccccacccagaCGAGGGCACCTGGGCCAGTCCTGGGTAGACCCTGAGGCAGGGATGGGCAACTGACGGCCCGTGGGCCACATACGGCCCGCACACTCACTCCGTACGGCccttaaattaatttttaaaaatgatttaaaaaaaaaaaaaaaaaaatgggccTTTTGCTGCACTGATACAGTTGTAATGACATACTgtggccaccagatggcaccATGAATGGAGACGCTCTTCTTTCCAGCGGAGTTCTCTAccagtgaggaagagagagacagagccaTGGCGATGGCAATGGCGAAGGACGAGGGAAAAACCAAACGAGCGTCTTTCAGGTTAAATGGGAAGCAGAATATTTATTTACAGAATGTTAAGGCAAACCTATGTGCTTTATCTGCTTAGAGACCCTATCTGCAAtgaaagattttaatttatGTCGCCATAATAcgctgcacaaaacaaagcctcCCTGCCATTAGCATTTGAGATGGgttgatttgtatttttcatctATTCATGGAGAATgttaaaatgcaaagaaaaggTGTAgtttaaaaagtcacaaaataaTTTCTGTAATTGCAATTAATGTTATGTTTTTCTGTAGCTCCCTGTTATCATTGAAAAGGGTTgatttgtatgttttattcataaaagtcctttgcacaaaaaaaacagcaagtgCTTATTTTTTGTTGGCTTCAAACCTTTTGTATTCTCATTTTCAAAGAAGATTACAACTATTATACATGCATTTcataatgaaaatgtgaagttaTTATACTGTGTGTTGGGCCAATAAACATATATTATACTAACGTGTAAAATGGTAGTTTTATCATATCTGTTTAAGTGTGCGGTCTTATGCGGCCCTCTGGTAgtgttgacaaaaaaatgtgtcactCTCCatcagtggcgattgctctaagactgcaagggaagctcaacttcccctaaaatatcaaaaaataagtggtccaatatttactgttgtgtgaacatttcattgactaaatatgcgctacaacacgttcatcttttgttcagaatcggctacttatctgaagtaattgactcggcttttttctcactcctcctcgcagcggcacggcgctttaaacagccggacgctgagcgtccatgcggaagctagagtgggttgttctgctgcagtgaaactggacgctcattggataaaatactgggctggtcccgcccacggacgttcagcgtctctgggggtctatggagaattgagctggcctggacgctgagcttctgcatggtgattggatgatctgtgtgaagcttgattgacagcgaaattagcaaatcagcgatcttgaagtaaaaaaaatgcaccaaagcgcttctgaagtttttcattctgctgttctgagttgatttggaggctttgctgatccctggagactttatgtttgtgaaaaacgactagcgttgtgtttggagactcgtttcggtcactctgtggtttctgtcctcgactagcagctgtggagcttctccccttctctcacacagctccagcctccagcagctccagctgctcgctagctgcacacaacggcagacaatgtgaatgttgtggaccggattttggcgaagccatttgatattcttccttacgaagagaaaattggtgttaaactgcataacagatcaactcctaagactgagctggtgccgaaaggtggggaaaagtaacaggtcctttcagctgtcctggtctgaccaggtgagctgctgactggaagtgctgtcaccaataaaatgtactgctggccatgcctctggatgaaaccatctcagggaggtgttgtctggtcacaagtgggctttgaggatctgtctaactttgacagggcgtacaaaaggcatgaaagctaatagaatttacatacaaaaaacagattacacatattacaatgtatgctgaaaatgagcttcccctctttggaagaccagcagccgccactgctcTCCATCATTTAAGCTGCCCATCCCTGAGGGATTGGCTATTTGAAAAGTAGATCTTGGGTCAGAAAAGGTTGGACGCCCCTGTATTAGTGGACGTGTGTCGGCGCAGTTCCTCAGTCAGCCACCAGGCAGCGCACACACAGCGCCGACAGTATATGTGTAGTTCCCCAGAGGGCCGTTAGGCGGCGTTGACAGTCAGGATGCAATACCACAGCCAGCCACTAAGCGGCGTTGACAATGTGGGCGGACGAGTGTTGGTGCAGTTTTCCAGTCGACCGCCAGGGGGCGCAGACACACCGTGTGTGGACGGACGTGTGTTTTCGCTGCAGTCTGAATCAGCTGCTTTCAAAAGGGAATAAACGTCACCGGCAATAAAAATATATCTCCTCCTGCGCACACACCGCTTTTTCTCCTCCCTTTCCACCTCTCCGCTCCTGATTCTCATCCTGCGTGTTCAAACCGGTGAGTGTTTGTTATATTTACCCTGCATCCATGTCGCTGTCGATTGTAAATAAACCTTTTAAATGAATTCAGTGAATGGAAATACTGCTCGCTGCTAACAGTTTGCACCAGGCGATCCACACAGATTCGTCATGGTAGAGCCACAGGCTGCAATCTGTGACTTTTTCTTCATATTAAGGCTTTTTCTGGAGCATTTTAATGCGCAACATTGACGTTAATGAGACTGAAgggttctgtgtttgtgtctgcctCCCATCAGCTCCACTCCCTCTTCATGCTCCTCGTCGCTCCGTCTCTGCACATCACAACATCATCTACATCCAGTCCTGTCCTTTGAGGGGCGAGCAAGTCAGaatgtcagaaaaacaaacacaataacaGAGCATTAGAGAGCATTCCATGCTAACGTGATTCAAATAACTGTAACGTTgtatcacatttttaaaagagtGAGATAAACTGTAAGAAGGATTGGTGTAACACACATGTTCATGTTATTAAAACAGATATATTTCAAAATAACTGAGATTCTCATCCATAATTtagatttcagtgtgttttctgaattATTGTTCGGGTGGAAAAATGAGTGAAAGCAGCTGAAGTCAGTACTGCGGGGCCATGATGCAGATCTTTGTCATTATTTGATCAGATCAAGTGAAAAGCAGGTGGAGAGGCAGTGTGAGCAGCTGATGGATGTTTTCTCATTGATTTCCAGTGTCCAGCATGTTCTACACCTGCGGTCCCAACGAGGCGATGGTGGTGTCGGGTGAGACGTCTGaaatctcttcatctcttcaaATTCTGAGATTTTAGATGACTGAATATCCAAATGCTAATCAATAGTTTAATTTctatgtttcattttcttttcctgtaaAACACTCACAGTCATAGTGATAACTGACCATCAGTcataaaaacactgcttttccCAACAACCCTGTAGGTCAGATGTGTTTTGATTTTAGGGGATTTCCACGCTGACAGTAACAGAATCAGTGTGTGACTGAACGCTGCTCTGCCTCTTTCAGGgttttgtcgttctcctccagTGATGGTCGCTGGAGGTCGGGTGTTTGTCATCCCATGTGTTCAGCAGATACAGAGGTAGCGGCCTTCACCTTCTCTAATGCTCCACTCAGTGCAAACGAGGCacaaacagagtgtgtgtgtgtgtgtggctgcaggatTTCCCTGAACACCCTGACTCTGAACGTGAAGAGCGATAAGGTCTACACCCGCCATGGCGTTCCCATCTCTGTCACTGGCATCGCTCAGGTGAGCAGCAGGCAATTCGCTGGGCGGTTCGACGTCTGACAGCGGCCGAGAGTCACCAGGAAAAAACTTGAAGGCGAAGAAGCGTCTGATCTGAGATCTTTGTTTGGTCCAGATGAAGATTCAGGGGCAGAACAAGCAGATGCTGGCCGCGGCCTGCCAGATGTTCATGGGGAAGTCGGAGCCCGAGATCGCTCAGATCGCCCTGGAGACGCTGGAAGGTCACCAGCGAGCCATCATCGCCCACCTGACTGTGGAGGTACAGCGGGAGGAGTCCATGCTCCTTTACTGGGTTTGTGAGGTCCGACCTCCAGCGGTGACCAGATTAAAGTCTGACTAATGTTTCTCACAGGAGATCTACAAAGACCGCAAGAAGTTCTCCGAGCAGGTCTTCAAGGTGGCCTCGTCGGACCTGGTCAACATGGGCATCAGCGTGGTCAGCTACACCCTCAAAGACGTCCACGACGACCAGGTATTTCAGCCGCCGTCCTCCGCCGCGCTGATCCAGGAAGCAGGATGACGTGTGGCTCTCTGCGGTTCTCAGGACTACCTGCACTCGCTGGGGAAGGCTCGGACGGCCCAGGTCCAGAAGGACGCCCGCATCGGAGAGGCTCAGAACAAGAGAGACGCCGTGATCAGGGTGAGAggcttcactgtggaggactgttggtgctgttggtttaCCCGTCTCTGATGCAGACTCTGTGAGGTCCATGTGAAACCACTCCAGTTTTCCAGCACTTGGGTTTTTGTCCGTTGTTTAGTCTCCAGAGACTTCTCGGTATTTTTAGTCGCGTCTTCCTGTTGGTCCGAGCCGAGCTGCTCTCTGTCCTCAGGAAGCCCACGCCATGCAGGAGAAGATCTCTGCTCAGTACAAGAATGAGATCGACATGGCGAAGGCGCAGAGGGACTACGAGCTGAAGAAGGCGGCCTACGACATCGAGGTCAACACCAAGAAGGCGGAGTCGGAGATGGCCTACCAGCTGCAGGTGCAGAGGAAGCCGCTCCACCTGACCGAGTGACGGCGGGGACTGACGCCACTGACGGACGTTTTCTGTCCTCAGGTGGCGAAGACCAAGCAGCGCATCGAGGAGGAGAAGATGCAGGTGCAGGTGGTGGAGCGGATGCAGCAGATcacgctgcaggagcaggagatCACCCGCAgggagaaggagctggaggccaaGGTGAAGAAGCCCGCCGAGGCCGAGCGCTACCGCCTGGAGAAGCTGGCCGAGGCTCAGCggtgagtggaggaggaggaggaggagccccaccccaaccccaacccagATCAGAggtttgctgctgctgatgtgaggaggtgtgtgtgtgtgtgtgtgtgtgtgtgtgtccacagccTGAAGCTGATCatggaggcggaggcggaggccgAGTCCATCAGGGTGAGTCTCTCCTCTCAGACAGgacgctgcagcagctcggacttcctgtctcctccactCACTCCGACCCCTCCCGCTCCTCCAGGTCAAAGGGGAGGCCGAGGCCTTCGCCGTGGAGGCCAAAGGTCGCGCTGAGGCCGAGCAGATGGCCAAGAAGGCCGAGGCCTTCCAGGAGTACAAAGACGGAGCCATGGTGGAcatgctgctggagaagctgccTCTGGTGAGGGACGGTCCTGACCGGGGGTCCGAGACGATCCTGATCCCGCTTCAAGGTCTGGAGAAATCCTCACCTGGACGACTGAGCGTTTCAAcctttgttgtgtgtgtgtgtgtgtgtgtgtgtgtgtgtgtgtgtgtgtgtgtgttccaccaGATGGCCGAGGAGATCAGCAAGCCTCTGTGCAAAGCTCAGAAAGTGACCATGGTGTCCAGCGGCGGGGCCGAGGTGGGCGCCGCCAAGCTGTCTGGAGAGGTGCTGGACATCATGACCCGCCTGCCCGACGCCGTGGAGAAACTCACCGGGGTCAACATCTCCCaggtcgcacacacacacactcacacacgcctCAGAAAATAGGATATTTATCGGGGACAACATTGTGGATGAATGCTTCCCTCTTCACTCTGCACATCACGTCTCTCTTCAACCACGGTTTTAAAGCCTCCTCTCCGTTTCTCTGCAGGTGGCTTCTCGAACCGGCTGAGGAGAGCCAGCAGAGCGATGTCCAGAcatgtctgtgtcctctgaagcctggaCTTCCCTGCATGTGTCTCCCTCCGcagcctcctccttccttcagCCCCTCCTCTGTCCAGCTGTGTTCCAGCTGTTTACTGCTGTTGTGAAAatcctttcctcctctttcttcagcagctgtgtgtgtgtgtgtgtgtgtgtgtgtgtgtgtgtgtgtgtgtgtgtgtgcatgtgtgtgtgtgtgtgtgtgtctgtgtgtgttctgtccgCTGGCTGCAGTTACAGCTGGTGGAAGAACAGATCAGTATTTCTCTCTAATAAGACGCAGTGTGATCAGAAACGGCTCCTGACCAGGTTACAGTGTAACTGCAGCCACTGTGAGTCACATGATGTCTTGATTTTATTAGTTTGTCCTCTCCAGCCTTCCTTCCTGACTGTtggactttgtgttttgtgttgttctcaGCGTTCGTCCGAggctccctcctctctgtgtgcACTGCCTTTGCTACTAAACCTTAAGTGCATCTTAGCTTGCGAGTGTAATCCAGACATGCATTTAAGACCATCATCCACTAAAGCTACTAATATACCTTCTCGTACTAATGCAAGACCTCGGTGTGTCGTGCAGCCATCTCTCATTTCCTCTGACTTTGTGAGAGTCTGTGCGCTCATCTTCTTGCCCGTCTTTAGTTTTCGGAAGCTGTTACAGATGGTTGTAATCAGGGAAAGTGAgatttatctgtatttttcaatgtctttctgtgtgtggaTCATTTCTTGAGGAGCCGTGTCTTCAGGCAGTACTGGTACACATGTTTTTAAAGTCTGAACGGACCGGATCAGTGTGAGTGAACATCCATCACATGTGATCTCAGCTGCCTTCAGGATCTTCTGGAGATTAGATCTGAGGACATTTCGGGAGGAAAGGGAAACGGGCTTGTGAAATCAACGCACTGGATGtttcaaacatgcagtttttACAATGGTGGCAACTCAGGAAACTTCACTGTACGTCTATAACACGAAGCATGAAGAGTGGGATgtaaagaagaagcaggaattATGACTTGAGCTCTGAATGAACTCTGAAAGTTAATAGATCAGATTTGAGCATCTAAACAATTTTCCCACTTGTGCTTTTCTTCAGCATCCCTCCAAACACATTCTTCCCATGCAGACTGTGTGGCCGGAGCTCCACTAGTGCCAGATGCTGTTGGCTGAGTGCAATACGATTAATGGAGAGTGGTGTTCCAGGCTGAGAACTGACCAGTACAGCTGGTCACATGGTTTCATGGTTAACACCCGCCACGGAGACATGGAGCTCCTCCGTTTGCTCCAGTTCAGCCTCTGTGGTTCAGACGCTGAACAGCTTTTATCTGCACTCAGATTTAAATAGGAGCCTTCACACCACAAATGAAGCGCTGTGTCGCTGCAGCACCACTGCGGCCTGTTCGCTCACATCAGACCTAACTCATAAAACTGACCTAAACCTAACCCATGAACCTAAACCTGAACCCAAACCTAAACCTAACTCATGAAcctaaacctgaacctgaacctgaatcTAAACCTAACCCATGAACCTGAACCTTACTCAAACCTAACCCAtggacctgaacctgaacctaaaACTAATTCATTAACCCAAACCTGAATCTGAACCGAACCCATGaacctaaacctgaacctaaaCCTAACTCATAAACTTGAATCTAAACCTAAACCTAGCCCATGAAGCTGAACCTAAACCTGACTCAAATCTAACCCCTGAACCTGAACCTAATCCCTGAACCTGAACCTAACCcctgaacctgaacctaaaCCTAAGTCGAACCTAACCCATGAACCCAAACCTGAATCTAAATCTCTCATTAACCTAAACCTAGCTAAAGCCTAACTCACGAATCTAAACCTAACTCAGTCCTAATCCATGAACTTGAACCTAACTCATGACCCTAGACCCGACTCAAGCTGAATTCATGAAACTAAATCTAACTCGAACCAAACTCATGAACCTGAAACTAACTCGGACCTAACCTGAACTAAACCAATTGACCTAAACTTAACTCAGCCAATCTCATGAACCCAAATCTAACTCATGAACTTAGACCGAACTCAAGCCTAATTTGTGAACCTAAACCTTAAACCCAGCGTTTCAGGTTTAAAGCACCTCGGGGGAGTCGGtgatgtcctcctcctcctcctcctcctcctcctcctcctcctcctcctcctcctcctccttctttagAGTCTCATTTCAGAGTCATTCAGAGTTCCAGCCTTCAACACTAACTCACGATGGGATCAGACCCAGGGTGGAGCCTGAAGCTCAGGTTTCATCTGGACTCCTCCGTCCGTCCATTAGCACGTCCTCACGCTGTTTCCACTCCTGTCTCATCGTAGCCACATGTGTAGCAGCCTATATGAAAGTGTAGCTTGTAAATCAAAGTAAATGTTGGTTAAACTAGAGCTTTAGCCCTGTGAGCGGGGTAAAGAGTGTGATTAGGACAGAGACTGTAATGTGGTCATGTTCGTAATGCCTGATGTGATCAGTCTGTTTTTCAGGAAGCTGATGGTGGGAATGtgatgctgttattttttttctctttgtttttattttgattgaaaTCTGGATTGCTGTGATGTGACGaatgtttcttttaatttattctttttaattcaacatAAACACCTAACAATGTCATTATAAAATCACATGAAGGGTGGAGGAACTAGCTGTGAGGTTCTTCTGCAGTTCCTCCAGAGTATCCCGGTTTGCCTTATATCAGAACCAATCACACTGCCCTCTACCTCACCATCgcctgaaaacacacttcagagcCCGCAGTGAGCGGACCTGAACTCTCCAAACTCCGTTCAAGACATCTTTTAAAGCTCCCCTGCGTTTAGGAGACTCGGCTGATGTCTGAGCGGCGTTGCATTGTTAAATTTACCTGAGAATGACTCTTTCTTCATTCACGATCAAACCAATCCCTCATTTTCTCCTCCACTGCACTGCAGTCTGTGTCATACAGTGACTTTCTGAGGATACTTCTTATTTCTTGTAGGATAACCACTGTTATTAAGCATGCACTcaccaatacacacacactttatcatgAATGCTGTATTCTGTCACTGGTTTACTGTGAAGTTCTTATTATAGATGAGTGGAAATtcttagtttagtttttttttttaatgtgtttcagtgtgtaaacACCACCACATATATAGATATGGATGTAtttatacagtatatatttgATACAGTATTGGTGTAGCACTGTCGCCTCCATATCATGACAGCAGCCGCGGTCTGTCGTGATGGACGTGTTGAAgctctcatcctgctgctgcgtgTCGGTGAAGCTCTGCCAAAACTGAAGGAATCACTTTTTAAAGTGTCTGTGCACTCCTGTACTCTGCGATCCTGTCAACTGTCATTAAATCATAAAGGGAAATCACTTCTGTCTGAtgaaatgacttcattttatGCTTCCACTGTAGCTCAGTGTTTACTCTTTCGATTTGTGCGCGCATGTTTTAGTTTTccctttctttcatttgtttcaccTTGCAAACCTACAACAACCACAAAATCCACAACACGGCAGCAGAAGACCACAACGTGTCTGTTTAGCAGTCGGAGGAACAGGCTTTGTTTCCAGTGGACAATATTTTATGACAGAACCAAACGATGGCAGAGTGCAGACATAAGttatgggttaaaaaaaaaaaagatattttccaTCAACATGGTGATCGACATTGCTTATTACTGAAATGTGAACGACAATCACAAGCATTAAACTCTCCCATAATCAATATAATGCATCAGAAAACATTATCCCCTGGAAACCAAACCTCTTCTTCTGCCACTCAGCCCTCACACGCCAAGATTGATTACTAGTTCAATTTTTTCTGTTGAAGCGATTTGAATTACATCTTAATCTGCAATAATAGTTTTATGTGGCACCTactaaaaacacaaagtgaactAAATGTTGTGGCGAATTTCTTATTGAAAAACGTGGTTAACTGTAAGACTAAACTGGGCTTGGtaaataaatttttaaaaaaacatgctaTTTTTACAAAATATAGACACATCTAACTGTGTCGATACAGACTGATGGAATAATCGATCAATGGAAGACTGAGGCTTTGCATGGACGAGTCAAGTTAACTGCAATCAGCTGATGccggacaggaagtgacagcaTCTGACCTTCAAGATAAACATGTTAAGCTGCCATTTATAAAGATATCAAACGGAATTTCAATTACAGTTTATTACTATAAATAGGATACAAACCTATTCATCGAtaagatttcaaaataaaaacacaacgcgagctaaaaataaaaaaagaagttccATTCATGTGAAAGctggttaaaagaaaaaacttttcctccttatctttttttttgggggggggcgcATCTTGTCATCAAAGTTCCATTGTTTATATTTTGCATGAAAGTCCACATTTATAAGGAGTAATAtgggactcacacacacacacacacacacacacacacacacacacacgaaacacGTCGAATATgaaaaagaatataaaaaaatgtcaaaaacatctctctctctctattacCTGCtccaaaaattaattaaacatGATTAGTgctcagtggtgcagtggtttagTGTTGAAGAGCAAGAGGGCTTCTGGTTTGATTTGggggtttgcatgttgtccctatGCATGTGCGAGTTTTATCCAGGTCTTCCCatagcagaagaaaaaaaatggatggatgagttgGATGAGTGGGTcaatggatgatgatggatggatgagtggatggatggatagatagatggatggactaATGGATGAGTGGGTCGATCgatgatggatgtatggatgagTGGGTTGATGTATAGATTGCTGGGTGGATGTAAGGATGAATGGATTAATAATCTCAAACTATGACTGGTAAATCCACATTCCTCAGCATCAGCTCTGttcatcctctcaccctctgAGCGCTGGCTGAACTaccagtgaagaagtgtgtgtgtgtgtgtgtgtggagtagtGGTGAAAAAGTGAGAACAGGGTGATCAGCCATGCGGGAGTGCAGTGCGGGCTTTTGTCCGGCAGGCGGCGCCGGAGCGGCGGTTCGCTCGGTGCTTTGACTCTCTCCGAGcagctggagggaaaaaaaggaaaaaaaaaactgaaaaaaaagccACATCTGAGAGCTTTGAGGGCCGGATTTGGACAAAGTTTCCCAACTGTCCCGACCTGCAGAAGCTCCGGGGGGCTGACGGGGAGCCGCGCTGACCGGTAATGACCGCCGGAGTTGTCAGACGGCCGTTAACGGAGAGTTTTTTCCACAGTGTCTCGGAGCTCCGTCGTCCCGGCCGCCGGAAGTCTGCATGAAGCTGCGTCTCCTACCGAGCCTCCGCGTCCACGTTTTTTTCtcttcggtttttttttttttttttttttttttattccagacttttttttttctcttttttttattttctctccgCGAGATGAGCAGGCAGTGAGGAATGGAGGCGTAGGGAGCGGGGATGTTTGTGTTTACCGGGCGGCGGGCTGCGTAGCCTTCGTGTAGCTCAGAGCGAACAAAAGGAGAACATTAATGGAGGCAAGTTAGCTAGCTGCCCTGCTCGCAGCTAACGCTAGCCATGGGCTGCTGTAATGTGCGGTTAAGCCGCGGCGCGACACATCTGCGCGCACTGCGCCGCCACGGCTGTCCAGATCCCCGCATAAACGACAGATTGGCATTTTCGTGCGAGTTTGATGAATCAGTCGGTAACCGTTAGCCCGCAGCTAGCCGCGGCGGCACGGCTTCTGCAGCCCCCTCGTCAAAAATGGCTCTCCGTGCACTGTTAACAACGGCCCCTCGAATCTGATGCCGAAGCTGTGGATAATGAATTAACCTTC
Proteins encoded in this window:
- the flot1a gene encoding flotillin-1a encodes the protein MFYTCGPNEAMVVSGFCRSPPVMVAGGRVFVIPCVQQIQRISLNTLTLNVKSDKVYTRHGVPISVTGIAQMKIQGQNKQMLAAACQMFMGKSEPEIAQIALETLEGHQRAIIAHLTVEEIYKDRKKFSEQVFKVASSDLVNMGISVVSYTLKDVHDDQDYLHSLGKARTAQVQKDARIGEAQNKRDAVIREAHAMQEKISAQYKNEIDMAKAQRDYELKKAAYDIEVNTKKAESEMAYQLQVAKTKQRIEEEKMQVQVVERMQQITLQEQEITRREKELEAKVKKPAEAERYRLEKLAEAQRLKLIMEAEAEAESIRVKGEAEAFAVEAKGRAEAEQMAKKAEAFQEYKDGAMVDMLLEKLPLMAEEISKPLCKAQKVTMVSSGGAEVGAAKLSGEVLDIMTRLPDAVEKLTGVNISQVASRTG